A single Xylanimonas cellulosilytica DSM 15894 DNA region contains:
- a CDS encoding heavy metal translocating P-type ATPase: MSTDTDTPVREVDLDVTGMTCASCVARVERKLQKLPGVIATVNLPLESAHVVLTTDVDDDALVAAVESAGYGAAVTGSRVPGGHRPEAAPPAVREATSAAHAHAEPATTEPSTGEPSAEEPEPEPFDGGPHAGHHGYAGDIDLRGHDLRRRLVVAAVLSVPVVAISMVMPLQFPGWGWVVGALALPVATWAGWPFHLAAFKAARHGTSTMDTLVSIGVIAATLWSFVELSLGRMHGVYFEVAVVVVTFLLAGRWAEHRSRRRAGDALRTLLALGAKEAERVTLTGSGEPVRRADGAWDTTLVAVEDLHVGDVFTVRPGATVATDGSVVDGSSAVDTSLVTGEPVPVDVTVGDAVVGGTVNTAGHLLVRATRVGAETTLARIGRLVAQAQTGKAPIARLSDRISAVFVPIVLVLAILTLAGWLIATGDVEHAFMAAVAVLIIACPCALGLATPTAILVGTGRGAQLGVLIKGPEVLERTRTIDTVVLDKTGTVTEGRMVLERVTPSAGVDAAEALAYASAVEALSEHPIAQAIAAARPTASPAELSERGKHGDLRGSDTADALADIGLSEGGKGGDLRASDTADALVGLSERGEGEGLRASDKATGGDGDGAGAGGASAAGGLEVSGFRAVPGGGVEGVVRVAHSGLSPAGALNSRRVVVGRVTWLAAQGISVDDDVAAAVERAETGGATTVVVAWDGAARAVLELRDPAKPTSAQAVAELRALGLRPVLLTGDGEGAARAAAAAVGIDPDDVVARVLPEEKAAAVTRLQGEGRVVAMVGDGINDAAALASADLGLAMGTGTDVAMEASDITLVRGDLRAAASAVRLSRQTLRVIKQNLFWAFAYNVAAIPLAAAGVLNPMIAGGAMAASSVLVVANSLRLRRAG; the protein is encoded by the coding sequence TGCAGAAGCTGCCCGGCGTCATCGCCACGGTCAACCTCCCGCTCGAGAGCGCGCACGTCGTCCTGACCACCGACGTCGACGACGACGCCCTCGTGGCCGCCGTCGAGTCGGCGGGGTACGGGGCGGCGGTCACCGGGTCGCGCGTTCCGGGCGGTCACCGGCCGGAGGCTGCCCCGCCGGCCGTACGCGAGGCCACCTCCGCCGCACACGCGCACGCTGAGCCCGCGACCACAGAGCCCTCGACCGGAGAGCCCAGCGCGGAGGAGCCCGAACCCGAACCCTTCGACGGTGGCCCGCACGCCGGCCACCACGGTTACGCGGGCGACATCGACCTGCGCGGGCACGACCTCCGGCGCCGGCTGGTGGTCGCGGCCGTGCTGAGCGTGCCCGTCGTCGCCATCTCGATGGTGATGCCGTTGCAGTTCCCGGGCTGGGGCTGGGTCGTGGGTGCCCTCGCGCTGCCGGTCGCCACCTGGGCGGGCTGGCCGTTCCACCTCGCCGCGTTCAAAGCCGCACGCCACGGCACGTCGACCATGGACACGCTCGTGTCGATCGGCGTGATCGCGGCGACGTTGTGGTCGTTCGTCGAGCTGTCGCTGGGGCGGATGCACGGGGTCTACTTCGAGGTCGCCGTCGTCGTCGTCACGTTCCTGCTCGCAGGGCGCTGGGCCGAGCACCGCTCGCGGCGCCGCGCCGGGGACGCCCTGCGGACGCTGCTCGCGCTGGGGGCCAAGGAGGCCGAGCGGGTCACGCTCACCGGGTCCGGGGAGCCGGTCCGGCGGGCCGACGGCGCCTGGGACACCACCCTGGTGGCCGTCGAGGACCTGCACGTCGGGGACGTGTTCACGGTGCGCCCCGGGGCGACGGTGGCCACGGACGGCAGCGTCGTCGACGGGTCCTCCGCCGTCGACACCTCGCTCGTCACCGGCGAACCGGTGCCGGTGGACGTGACCGTGGGCGACGCCGTCGTCGGCGGCACCGTCAACACCGCGGGGCACCTGCTGGTGCGCGCGACGCGGGTCGGTGCCGAGACGACGCTCGCCCGCATCGGGCGGCTCGTGGCCCAGGCGCAGACGGGCAAGGCCCCGATCGCGCGCCTCAGCGACCGCATCTCGGCCGTGTTCGTGCCGATCGTCCTGGTGCTCGCGATCCTCACCCTGGCGGGGTGGCTGATCGCGACCGGCGACGTCGAGCACGCCTTCATGGCGGCCGTCGCGGTGCTGATCATCGCCTGCCCGTGCGCCCTGGGGCTCGCGACGCCGACGGCGATCCTCGTGGGTACGGGCCGGGGCGCGCAGCTCGGCGTGCTCATCAAGGGCCCGGAGGTCCTGGAGCGCACCCGCACCATCGACACGGTGGTGCTCGACAAGACGGGCACGGTCACCGAGGGCCGCATGGTCCTGGAACGCGTCACCCCTTCCGCGGGTGTCGACGCCGCCGAGGCGCTGGCCTACGCGTCCGCCGTCGAGGCGCTCAGCGAGCACCCCATCGCCCAGGCGATCGCGGCCGCGCGCCCCACCGCCTCCCCCGCCGAGTTGTCAGAGCGTGGCAAGCATGGGGACTTGCGTGGATCTGACACGGCAGATGCCCTCGCCGACATTGGGTTGTCAGAGGGTGGCAAGGGTGGGGACTTGCGTGCGTCTGACACGGCAGATGCCCTCGTTGGGTTGTCAGAGCGTGGCGAGGGTGAGGGCTTGCGTGCGTCTGACAAGGCGACGGGTGGCGACGGCGACGGCGCGGGGGCCGGCGGAGCCAGCGCGGCCGGTGGGTTGGAGGTCAGTGGGTTCCGGGCCGTTCCCGGGGGCGGCGTCGAAGGGGTCGTGCGGGTTGCGCACTCCGGGCTCTCCCCCGCGGGCGCGCTCAACTCGCGCCGCGTCGTCGTCGGGCGTGTGACCTGGCTCGCCGCGCAGGGCATCAGCGTCGACGACGACGTCGCGGCCGCCGTCGAGCGCGCGGAGACCGGAGGCGCGACCACCGTCGTCGTGGCGTGGGACGGTGCCGCCCGTGCGGTGCTCGAGCTGCGCGACCCCGCCAAGCCGACGTCGGCGCAGGCCGTCGCCGAGCTGCGCGCGCTCGGGCTGCGGCCCGTGCTGCTGACCGGCGACGGCGAGGGAGCCGCACGTGCTGCCGCTGCCGCAGTCGGCATCGACCCGGACGACGTCGTCGCCCGCGTGCTTCCCGAGGAGAAGGCCGCTGCGGTGACCCGCCTGCAGGGCGAGGGCCGCGTGGTCGCGATGGTGGGCGACGGGATCAACGACGCCGCGGCCCTGGCGTCCGCCGACCTAGGCCTGGCGATGGGCACCGGCACCGACGTGGCCATGGAGGCGAGCGACATCACCCTGGTGCGCGGCGACCTGCGCGCCGCCGCGAGCGCCGTGCGCCTCTCGCGTCAGACCCTGCGCGTCATCAAGCAGAACCTGTTCTGGGCGTTCGCGTACAACGTCGCGGCGATCCCGCTCGCGGCGGCCGGGGTGCTCAACCCGATGATCGCGGGTGGCGCGATGGCGGCGTCGTCGGTGCTGGTCGTGGCGAACTCGCTGCGCCTGCGCCGCGCGGGCTGA
- a CDS encoding CPBP family intramembrane glutamic endopeptidase: MTAAAVPAPTDVARRRILWEIWILLGLSLGRSAVYAVVDIGARLTAGVPLAEQTATLNPSRSPRPYLDLTYQVLQVGFAVVPVLLAVYLLAIRRGAPPVSRAIGFDWHLRRRAVFDPDVAGASHPPAAGRRRRDVAWGFALAAAIGLPGLAFYAVGRLLGITVSIEASALADHWWTVPVLILAALQNGALEEVIVVAYLFERTRDLGWSPTDRLDWRFLVTSALLRGSYHLYQGFGPFLGNVVMGVVFAWWYRSRWGRRRVIPLVVAHTVLDVVAFVGYALIPAGWREALGIT; this comes from the coding sequence GTGACAGCCGCCGCCGTGCCTGCGCCCACCGACGTCGCGCGGCGGCGCATCCTGTGGGAGATCTGGATCCTGCTGGGGCTGAGCCTCGGGCGGTCGGCCGTGTACGCGGTGGTCGACATCGGCGCGCGGCTCACCGCGGGCGTCCCGCTGGCCGAGCAGACCGCGACGCTCAACCCTTCCCGCTCCCCGCGGCCGTACCTGGACCTCACGTACCAGGTGCTGCAGGTCGGGTTCGCGGTGGTGCCGGTGCTGCTCGCCGTCTACCTGCTGGCGATCCGCCGCGGCGCCCCGCCCGTCAGCCGGGCGATCGGGTTCGACTGGCACCTGCGCCGTCGGGCCGTGTTCGACCCCGACGTCGCGGGCGCGTCGCACCCACCCGCCGCGGGCCGCCGACGTCGGGACGTCGCCTGGGGGTTCGCTCTCGCCGCGGCGATCGGGCTGCCCGGGCTTGCGTTCTACGCCGTCGGGCGCCTGCTGGGGATCACCGTGTCCATCGAGGCCAGCGCGCTGGCCGACCACTGGTGGACCGTCCCGGTGCTGATCCTCGCGGCGCTGCAGAACGGAGCGCTGGAGGAGGTCATCGTGGTGGCCTACCTGTTCGAGCGCACGCGCGACCTCGGCTGGTCGCCCACGGACCGGCTCGACTGGCGGTTCCTCGTCACGAGCGCGCTGCTGCGCGGCTCGTACCACCTGTACCAGGGGTTCGGGCCGTTCCTGGGCAACGTGGTGATGGGGGTCGTGTTCGCGTGGTGGTACCGGTCGCGCTGGGGGCGGCGGCGGGTGATCCCGCTGGTCGTCGCGCACACGGTGCTCGACGTCGTCGCGTTCGTGGGGTACGCGCTGATCCCGGCGGGGTGGCGGGAGGCGCTCGGGATCACCTAG
- a CDS encoding ABC transporter ATP-binding protein produces MTTPVVTIQDLEVTFATDGGDVRAVDGVSLEVAPGEVLAVVGESGSGKTVTAKTILGLLPETATTRGAVVLTSTDGGSTDVVNVSPARLREARGRDVAMVFQEPSTALNPVYTVGWQIAEGLRAHRRVPRKVARAQAIEALRQVGIPDPEQRVDHYPHQFSGGQKQRIVIAMALALGPGLIVADEPTTALDVTVQAEILDLLRRLRDETGTAIVLITHNMGVVADLADRVAVMYRGRVVEQAGVRELFATPQAAYTKALLGAVPRIGEGRPRAVVRAASRPAGWESSAPVVAATDLTITYPGRFRQPDFTAVDGVSLQIRPGEVLGLVGESGSGKTTIARAIAGLQPVSGGSLKVLGTEVAGVHARDLRALRPRLGFVFQDPATSFNPLLTIAECVAEPLVVHGRFRTPAAARARVDELLEAVQLPRSYGDRFPHELSGGQRQRASLARALALDPELLIADEPTSALDVSVQARVLDLFADLQRSLGFACLFVSHDLAVVDLIADRIAVLYHGRLVEEGPGADLLEHPREDYTRRLLASLPIPDPEAQRARRTP; encoded by the coding sequence ATGACCACCCCTGTCGTCACCATCCAGGACCTCGAGGTCACCTTCGCCACCGACGGCGGCGACGTCCGCGCCGTCGACGGCGTCAGCCTGGAGGTCGCCCCCGGGGAGGTGCTGGCCGTCGTCGGCGAGTCCGGCTCGGGCAAGACCGTCACCGCCAAGACGATCCTCGGCCTGCTCCCCGAGACGGCCACGACGCGCGGCGCCGTCGTGCTGACCTCGACCGACGGCGGCTCGACCGACGTCGTGAACGTCAGCCCGGCGCGGCTGCGCGAGGCCCGCGGCCGCGACGTGGCCATGGTGTTCCAGGAGCCGTCCACGGCCCTGAACCCGGTGTACACGGTGGGCTGGCAGATCGCCGAAGGGTTGCGCGCCCACCGCCGGGTGCCGCGGAAGGTCGCGCGGGCGCAGGCGATCGAGGCGCTGCGACAGGTCGGCATCCCCGACCCGGAGCAGCGCGTCGACCACTACCCGCACCAGTTCTCGGGCGGGCAGAAGCAGCGCATCGTCATCGCGATGGCGCTGGCCCTCGGGCCGGGCCTGATCGTCGCGGACGAGCCGACGACGGCGCTCGACGTCACGGTGCAGGCCGAGATCCTCGACCTGCTGCGACGGCTGCGCGACGAGACGGGAACCGCCATCGTGCTCATCACGCACAACATGGGCGTCGTGGCCGATCTCGCCGACCGGGTGGCCGTCATGTACCGGGGCCGCGTCGTCGAGCAGGCGGGGGTGCGCGAGCTGTTCGCGACGCCGCAGGCCGCGTACACCAAGGCCCTGCTCGGGGCCGTGCCGCGCATCGGCGAGGGCCGTCCGCGGGCCGTCGTGCGGGCGGCGTCGCGGCCCGCCGGCTGGGAGTCTTCTGCGCCGGTCGTCGCCGCCACCGACCTGACCATCACCTACCCCGGGCGCTTCCGGCAGCCCGACTTCACGGCGGTGGACGGCGTCTCGCTGCAGATCCGTCCCGGCGAGGTGCTGGGCCTGGTGGGCGAGTCCGGCTCGGGCAAGACGACGATCGCGCGCGCGATCGCCGGGCTGCAGCCGGTCAGCGGCGGGTCGCTGAAGGTGCTGGGCACCGAGGTGGCGGGGGTGCACGCCCGCGACCTGCGTGCGCTGCGCCCGCGGCTCGGGTTCGTGTTCCAGGACCCGGCGACGTCGTTCAACCCGCTGCTGACCATCGCCGAGTGCGTGGCCGAGCCGCTCGTGGTCCACGGACGCTTCCGCACGCCGGCCGCCGCACGCGCTCGCGTCGACGAGCTGCTCGAGGCGGTCCAGCTCCCGCGCTCGTACGGCGACCGGTTCCCGCACGAGCTGTCCGGCGGGCAGCGGCAGCGGGCGTCGCTGGCGCGGGCCCTGGCCCTCGACCCCGAGCTGCTCATCGCGGACGAGCCGACGTCGGCGCTCGACGTGTCGGTGCAGGCGCGCGTGCTGGACCTGTTCGCGGACCTGCAGCGGTCGCTCGGGTTCGCGTGCCTGTTCGTCTCGCACGACCTCGCCGTCGTCGACCTGATCGCCGACCGCATCGCCGTCCTCTACCACGGCCGGCTGGTCGAGGAGGGGCCGGGAGCGGACCTGCTGGAGCACCCGCGGGAGGACTACACGCGCCGCCTGCTGGCGTCGCTGCCCATCCCCGACCCGGAGGCCCAGCGCGCACGCCGCACCCCCTGA
- a CDS encoding ABC transporter permease, whose product MAEVLSAGPVGTAAAAPTHDPWYRRLPVLRQLRQSVGLQRGMLVTGLVLTGLFVLVAVFAPLLAPYGYGQLRSGTETFGAQQPPSASHWLGTTVGGYDVLSRVIYGAQTALLVVVAAILASIVVGVLLGLLAGYLGGWVDRVLVLVADAIYAFPSLLLAILGAIVISGGESSLWGGVGATALAITVVFVPQYLRVVRAEVLRVKGEAFVDAARVIGTRPGRIMTRHVLRNSIRTLPLIVTLNASEAILTLAGLGFLGFGIEPTAAAEWGYDLQRAIADVTSGIWWTAVFPGTAIVIVALGMTLVGESLNDLADPRLRSRVRASTPATPVVEPAPPVVEPVETTPPVEPALPVVDSALPVVEPVETTPTTPEDPR is encoded by the coding sequence ATGGCCGAGGTGCTCTCCGCCGGCCCCGTCGGCACGGCTGCGGCCGCGCCCACCCACGACCCCTGGTACCGGCGCCTGCCCGTGCTGCGGCAGCTGCGCCAGAGCGTGGGCCTGCAGCGCGGCATGCTGGTCACCGGGCTGGTGCTCACCGGCCTGTTCGTGCTGGTCGCGGTGTTCGCGCCCCTGCTGGCGCCCTACGGGTACGGCCAGCTCCGGTCCGGCACCGAGACGTTCGGGGCGCAGCAGCCGCCGTCGGCCTCCCACTGGCTGGGCACGACGGTGGGCGGGTACGACGTGCTCTCCCGCGTCATCTACGGAGCGCAGACGGCGCTGCTCGTCGTCGTCGCCGCGATCCTCGCCTCGATCGTCGTGGGCGTGCTGCTCGGCCTGCTGGCCGGGTACCTCGGCGGGTGGGTGGACCGCGTCCTGGTGCTGGTCGCCGACGCGATCTACGCGTTCCCGTCCCTGCTGCTCGCCATCCTCGGCGCCATCGTCATCTCCGGCGGGGAGTCCTCGCTGTGGGGTGGTGTCGGCGCGACGGCGCTGGCCATCACCGTGGTGTTCGTCCCGCAGTACCTGCGGGTGGTGCGGGCCGAGGTGCTGCGCGTCAAGGGGGAGGCGTTCGTCGACGCGGCCCGCGTCATCGGCACGCGACCCGGCCGGATCATGACCCGGCACGTGCTGCGCAACTCCATCCGCACGCTGCCGCTCATCGTCACGCTCAACGCCTCCGAGGCGATCCTGACCCTCGCCGGTCTGGGCTTCCTCGGGTTCGGCATCGAACCGACGGCGGCCGCCGAGTGGGGCTACGACCTGCAGCGCGCCATCGCCGACGTCACGTCGGGCATCTGGTGGACGGCGGTGTTCCCCGGCACGGCGATCGTCATCGTCGCCCTGGGGATGACCCTCGTGGGCGAGTCCCTCAACGACCTCGCGGACCCGCGCCTGCGCAGCCGCGTCCGCGCATCGACCCCCGCGACCCCGGTGGTCGAGCCCGCCCCTCCGGTGGTTGAGCCTGTCGAAACCACCCCACCGGTCGAGCCCGCCCTCCCGGTGGTTGACTCCGCCCTCCCGGTGGTTGAGCCTGTCGAAACCACCCCGACGACGCCGGAGGACCCCCGATGA
- a CDS encoding ABC transporter permease — protein sequence MARRSTAGGALGRYLLVRFLLIIPTVFILVTAVFVLMRATGDPITAALGGRLTADQLAERIHAAGYDRPILVQYVEYLGNVFRGDFGTTLSDNRPVTEVLTTYGTATLELTVYAVLVALVLGIPLGMLAAYFRDRWPDAVLRVLAIFAYATPVFFAGLLLKLIFAVGLGWFPVAGRISTAGDIALRKSGADSGFMLIDALRTGDSAIVGDVLLHAALPATALGLLTAGVFLRLVRTNMIGTLGREYVDAARSRGVGERRLVTAHAWRPALIPIITVVGLQIAMLLVGAVLTETTFEWRGLGFQLSEYLQARDFVAVQGIVALMAVVVAVTNFLVDVIAAVVDPRVRY from the coding sequence GTGGCTCGCCGCTCCACGGCAGGAGGCGCACTGGGACGGTATCTCCTGGTGCGCTTCCTGCTGATCATCCCCACGGTGTTCATCCTGGTCACCGCTGTGTTCGTGCTCATGCGCGCCACCGGTGACCCCATCACGGCCGCCCTGGGCGGCCGTCTCACGGCAGACCAGCTCGCCGAGCGCATCCACGCGGCGGGCTACGACCGGCCGATCCTCGTGCAGTACGTCGAGTACCTCGGCAACGTGTTCCGCGGCGACTTCGGCACCACGCTGTCCGACAACCGCCCCGTCACCGAGGTGCTGACGACGTACGGCACGGCGACGCTCGAGCTCACGGTCTACGCCGTGCTCGTGGCCCTCGTGCTGGGCATCCCGCTGGGCATGCTGGCCGCGTACTTCCGCGACCGCTGGCCCGACGCCGTGCTGCGCGTCCTGGCGATCTTCGCGTACGCGACGCCCGTGTTCTTCGCAGGCCTGCTGCTCAAGCTGATCTTCGCCGTCGGGCTGGGGTGGTTCCCCGTCGCGGGGCGCATCTCCACCGCCGGCGACATCGCGCTGCGCAAGTCCGGCGCCGACTCCGGGTTCATGCTGATCGACGCGCTGCGCACCGGCGACTCCGCCATCGTCGGGGACGTGCTGCTGCACGCCGCCCTGCCGGCGACGGCCCTGGGCCTGCTCACCGCGGGCGTGTTCCTGCGGCTCGTGCGCACCAACATGATCGGCACGCTGGGCCGCGAGTACGTCGACGCCGCCCGCTCGCGCGGCGTGGGGGAGCGGCGGCTCGTGACCGCGCACGCGTGGCGTCCCGCGCTCATCCCCATCATCACGGTGGTGGGCCTGCAGATCGCCATGCTGCTGGTGGGCGCCGTGCTCACCGAGACGACGTTCGAGTGGCGCGGGCTGGGCTTCCAGCTCTCCGAGTACCTGCAGGCGCGCGACTTCGTCGCCGTGCAGGGCATCGTCGCGCTCATGGCCGTCGTGGTCGCGGTGACCAACTTCCTGGTCGACGTGATCGCCGCCGTGGTCGACCCGAGGGTGAGGTACTGA
- a CDS encoding ABC transporter substrate-binding protein — protein MSSDRAFRGRPLTAAAGIAAVALALTACASSGNANDDGEGTAADGGGSLTIGTTDKVTSLDPAGSYDNGSFAVMNQVYPFLLNTPLGSPDVEPDIAESAEFTSPTEYTVTLKPGLKWANGNDLTSSDVKFTFDRQVAIAADNGPSSLLWNLDSVEAPDETTVVFHLKSGNDQTFPQVLSSPVGPIVDEEVFAADAVTPDATIVDGNAFAGQYTITSYSLNELVSYEAYEGYQGILGAAKTPEVNVRYFADASNLKLEIEQGSIDVAFRSLSATDVASLEGNDDVEVINGPGGEIRYITFNFDTQPYGAATPEADAGKALAVRHAVADLIDRDTIAEQVYKGTYTPLYSYVPDGLTGATESLKDLYGDGEGGPSAEKAAERLAAAGVETPVQLSLQYSNDHYGPSSGDEYALIKDQLEADGLFAVNLQTTEWVQYSKDRSSDVYPAYQLGWFPDYSDADNYLTPFFLTENFLANHYSNPAVDALIQAQGVEGDPDTRADLIGQIQDAVAAELSTVPYLQGAQTAVVRTGVTGTEDTLDPSFKFRYGALAKG, from the coding sequence ATGAGCTCAGACCGAGCCTTCCGGGGACGGCCGCTGACGGCCGCAGCAGGGATCGCTGCCGTCGCGCTGGCGCTGACCGCGTGTGCGAGCAGCGGCAACGCCAACGACGACGGCGAGGGCACCGCTGCCGACGGCGGCGGCTCGCTGACCATCGGCACCACCGACAAGGTCACGTCGCTCGACCCGGCCGGGTCGTACGACAACGGCTCGTTCGCCGTCATGAACCAGGTGTACCCGTTCCTGCTCAACACGCCCCTGGGCAGCCCGGACGTCGAGCCGGACATCGCCGAGTCGGCCGAGTTCACGTCGCCCACCGAGTACACGGTGACGCTCAAGCCGGGCCTGAAGTGGGCCAACGGCAACGACCTGACCTCCTCCGACGTGAAGTTCACGTTCGACCGCCAGGTCGCGATCGCCGCCGACAACGGCCCGTCGTCCCTGCTGTGGAACCTCGACTCCGTCGAGGCGCCCGACGAGACCACCGTCGTCTTCCACCTCAAGTCGGGCAACGACCAGACCTTCCCGCAGGTGCTGTCCTCGCCCGTCGGCCCGATCGTCGACGAGGAGGTGTTCGCGGCCGACGCCGTGACCCCCGACGCCACGATCGTGGACGGCAACGCGTTCGCCGGCCAGTACACGATCACGAGCTACTCGCTCAACGAGCTCGTCAGCTACGAGGCCTACGAGGGCTACCAGGGCATCCTCGGCGCCGCGAAGACCCCCGAGGTCAACGTCCGGTACTTCGCCGACGCCTCCAACCTCAAGCTCGAGATCGAGCAGGGCTCCATCGACGTGGCGTTCCGCTCGCTGTCCGCGACCGACGTCGCCAGCCTCGAGGGGAACGACGACGTCGAGGTCATCAACGGGCCGGGCGGCGAGATCCGCTACATCACCTTCAACTTCGACACGCAGCCCTACGGCGCGGCGACCCCCGAGGCCGACGCGGGCAAGGCGCTCGCGGTGCGGCACGCGGTCGCGGACCTCATCGACCGCGACACCATCGCCGAGCAGGTCTACAAGGGCACCTACACGCCGCTGTACTCGTACGTGCCGGACGGCCTGACCGGCGCGACGGAGTCCCTCAAGGACCTGTACGGCGACGGTGAGGGCGGACCCTCGGCCGAGAAGGCCGCGGAGCGCCTCGCCGCCGCGGGCGTCGAGACCCCGGTGCAGCTCTCCCTGCAGTACTCGAACGACCACTACGGTCCGTCGTCGGGCGACGAGTACGCCCTGATCAAGGACCAGCTCGAGGCTGACGGGCTGTTCGCCGTCAACCTGCAGACCACCGAGTGGGTGCAGTACTCCAAGGACCGCAGCTCCGACGTCTACCCGGCCTACCAGCTCGGCTGGTTCCCGGACTACTCGGACGCCGACAACTACCTGACGCCGTTCTTCCTCACGGAGAACTTCCTGGCCAACCACTACAGCAACCCTGCGGTGGACGCTCTCATCCAGGCCCAGGGCGTCGAGGGCGACCCGGACACGCGAGCCGACCTCATCGGCCAGATCCAGGACGCGGTCGCGGCCGAGCTCTCGACCGTCCCCTACCTGCAGGGCGCGCAGACCGCCGTCGTGCGGACCGGTGTGACCGGCACGGAGGACACGCTCGACCCGTCGTTCAAGTTCCGCTACGGCGCGCTGGCCAAGGGCTGA